A part of Gemmatimonas groenlandica genomic DNA contains:
- a CDS encoding LptF/LptG family permease has protein sequence MKLVTRYVVREHVGPLLFALSALTSLLMLQYVARQLANLAGKGLPWSAIGKFFVLSLPFTVAMTMPMAVLVATLYTFGRMAAEHEITAFKASGVRVRTLMLPVLTCAFLLSIAMVAFNDQVLPRANHELRILQNDIAKTKPTLALRDQAMNAITDQFFMRIARSDANTNKMYDVVIYDLTRGPERKTIYADSGVFSLTSNGQDLLLRLFDGYTQEFVRGDAKRLQRSFFIDQTVKVRGITRGFESTSKDDFRSDREMTVCEMHRRYAADALEFRRVRQEYIMYASRLVAPGTKTLTAPRDRPPEEGLSRFYCVTLPSLFLPKKAKAQAPVVSTIPQAPVVTPQGAPVIAQPGAPVIAQPGDTLKKDTLGAVVPTPPPAVTMSAPIPPALDTVTMYRGAMNAADAQLVASREGLDSLTVEIHKKFALSFACLVFVLFGPPIALRFPRGGVGVTIGVSIGVFGLYYVCLMGGEALADKGLVPPSIAMWIANAIFTVTGVVLLWRVESTTDTSRGGGIRDWWADRGARRALATQMKQEQAAKAAGKGSAAAVGA, from the coding sequence GTGAAGCTTGTTACCCGCTATGTCGTGCGCGAGCACGTCGGACCTCTCCTGTTTGCGCTGTCTGCGCTGACGTCGCTGCTCATGCTGCAGTACGTCGCGCGCCAGCTTGCGAACCTTGCCGGCAAGGGACTCCCCTGGTCGGCCATCGGTAAATTCTTCGTCCTGTCGCTGCCATTCACCGTCGCGATGACGATGCCGATGGCCGTGCTGGTGGCGACCTTGTACACCTTCGGCCGTATGGCCGCCGAACACGAGATCACCGCTTTCAAGGCGAGTGGTGTGCGTGTCCGCACGTTGATGCTGCCGGTGTTGACCTGCGCCTTCCTGTTGTCGATCGCGATGGTCGCGTTCAACGATCAGGTGCTGCCGCGCGCCAACCACGAACTGCGTATTCTGCAGAACGATATCGCGAAGACGAAGCCGACGCTCGCCTTGAGGGACCAGGCGATGAATGCGATCACGGACCAGTTTTTCATGCGGATTGCCCGCAGCGATGCGAACACGAACAAGATGTACGACGTCGTGATCTACGATCTCACCAGGGGACCGGAGCGCAAGACGATCTACGCCGACAGCGGCGTGTTCTCGCTGACGTCGAACGGGCAGGATCTGCTGCTGCGGCTGTTCGATGGATATACGCAGGAGTTTGTCCGTGGTGATGCGAAGCGGCTGCAGCGCAGCTTCTTCATAGATCAGACGGTGAAGGTGCGCGGCATCACCCGTGGCTTCGAGAGCACCAGCAAGGACGACTTCCGCAGCGACCGCGAGATGACGGTGTGCGAGATGCACCGGCGGTACGCGGCCGATGCGCTGGAGTTCCGGCGAGTGCGTCAGGAGTACATCATGTACGCCAGCCGCCTCGTGGCACCGGGCACCAAGACGCTCACGGCGCCGCGTGACCGGCCCCCAGAGGAAGGCCTCTCGCGCTTCTACTGTGTGACGTTGCCGTCGCTCTTCCTCCCCAAGAAAGCCAAGGCGCAAGCACCGGTAGTGTCAACCATCCCACAGGCTCCCGTGGTCACACCGCAGGGCGCCCCGGTGATTGCGCAGCCCGGCGCCCCCGTGATCGCGCAGCCCGGCGACACGTTGAAGAAGGACACGCTCGGCGCGGTCGTCCCTACGCCGCCGCCCGCCGTGACGATGTCGGCGCCGATTCCGCCGGCACTCGATACCGTGACGATGTATCGCGGCGCGATGAACGCGGCCGATGCCCAGCTGGTGGCGTCGCGCGAAGGACTCGACAGCCTGACGGTCGAGATCCACAAGAAGTTCGCGCTGTCGTTCGCCTGCCTCGTGTTCGTGCTCTTCGGCCCACCGATCGCGCTGCGCTTTCCGCGCGGCGGTGTCGGGGTGACGATCGGCGTCAGCATCGGCGTGTTCGGGTTGTACTACGTGTGTCTGATGGGTGGTGAAGCACTGGCCGACAAGGGTCTGGTGCCACCGTCGATCGCGATGTGGATCGCGAATGCCATTTTCACGGTGACCGGTGTGGTGCTCTTGTGGCGAGTGGAGTCGACGACCGATACGTCGCGCGGCGGCGGGATTCGTGACTGGTGGGCGGATCGCGGGGCGCGACGCGCGCTGGCGACCCAGATGAAGCAGGAACAGGCCGCGAAGGCGGCGGGCAAGGGATCGGCGGCGGCGGTGGGCGCGTGA
- a CDS encoding LptF/LptG family permease — MSRRFITPLDRYVAAEFTRIFTITTLGFPVLVFVIDLVDNLRKYTERKLALKAVALSYVYWIPDTLFMVLPAAVLFATVFSIGTFTRYSEITAAKASGISFYRFIAPILFMSMVAMGIDVVFAEIAPPANAQRLKLLAGKGQDRDNNRYNFAFASETGRVYRIYTLDVKQRFVENMEIEERGSAKRPGLLVAAKNATWYDNRGWVLKSGIVHMVPNDSTDRAVAYDSLVDRHFTEKPQDLQATERQPSEMNFADLTRFITALERSGADVNLLRVERMLKLAIPVTCLIIALFGAPLATSSQRGGAAYGIAVSLATTILFLVLIQLTKAIGGKGLMPPDLAAWVPNVACGLFALVLLYRVRT; from the coding sequence GTGAGCCGTCGCTTCATTACGCCGCTCGATCGGTACGTGGCGGCCGAGTTCACCCGCATCTTTACGATCACCACACTGGGCTTCCCGGTGCTGGTGTTCGTGATCGATCTGGTGGACAACCTGCGGAAGTACACCGAGCGCAAGCTCGCGCTCAAAGCGGTGGCCCTCAGCTACGTGTACTGGATTCCCGACACGCTGTTCATGGTGCTCCCGGCCGCCGTGCTGTTCGCCACGGTATTTTCCATTGGCACGTTCACGCGCTATTCCGAGATCACCGCCGCGAAGGCGTCCGGGATCAGCTTCTATCGATTCATCGCGCCGATCCTCTTTATGTCGATGGTCGCCATGGGCATCGACGTGGTGTTCGCCGAGATTGCGCCACCGGCCAACGCGCAGCGTCTCAAGCTGCTGGCCGGTAAAGGTCAGGACCGCGACAATAATCGCTACAACTTCGCGTTTGCCAGCGAAACGGGCCGTGTCTACCGTATCTACACGCTCGACGTGAAGCAGCGCTTCGTCGAGAACATGGAGATCGAAGAGCGCGGGTCGGCCAAGCGACCTGGACTGCTGGTGGCGGCCAAGAATGCGACGTGGTACGACAATCGCGGTTGGGTCCTGAAGTCGGGGATCGTGCATATGGTCCCCAACGACTCCACCGACCGTGCCGTGGCCTACGATTCCCTCGTGGACCGGCACTTTACGGAGAAGCCACAGGATCTACAGGCGACCGAGCGGCAGCCGAGTGAAATGAATTTCGCGGATCTCACGCGATTCATCACCGCGCTGGAACGCTCGGGGGCCGACGTGAACTTGCTCAGGGTGGAACGGATGCTGAAGTTGGCGATTCCGGTCACCTGTCTCATCATTGCCTTGTTCGGTGCACCGCTGGCGACCAGTTCGCAGCGCGGTGGAGCCGCTTACGGTATCGCGGTCAGTCTGGCCACGACCATTCTCTTTCTCGTGCTCATTCAGTTGACCAAGGCGATCGGTGGAAAGGGGCTCATGCCCCCCGACCTGGCGGCATGGGTCCCCAACGTGGCGTGCGGGCTCTTCGCGCTGGTGCTGCTCTATCGGGTGCGTACCTGA
- a CDS encoding MlaE family ABC transporter permease — MDLVVRLAERRTGGILRALGKRGYFARDIVRGVRDPGTWVPETIRQMRTMGVESVPLTIIVAAFLGGVTAFQTRYQLFPGVQLSVVGLITRQSIVLELGPLLTALVLTGRVGARMTAEIGTMRVTEQIDALETLSFDPVAYLALPRFLAGIVMLPALVILANATAIASAWAILVTATDVRTDDFLAGLRLAFTAFQVVYSLIKAFLFGAAISFVCSYEGYVTEAGAEGVGRSTALAVVIASVCILVLDALVAAVLAPFIQA; from the coding sequence ATGGACCTCGTAGTCCGGTTGGCCGAACGGCGCACCGGGGGCATTCTGCGCGCGCTCGGCAAGCGCGGCTACTTCGCGCGAGATATCGTGCGCGGCGTACGCGACCCCGGCACGTGGGTCCCCGAAACGATCAGGCAGATGCGGACGATGGGCGTCGAGTCCGTGCCCCTCACTATTATCGTGGCGGCGTTCCTGGGCGGCGTGACAGCCTTCCAGACGCGCTATCAGCTCTTTCCCGGCGTGCAGCTCTCGGTCGTCGGTCTGATCACGCGACAGAGCATCGTGCTGGAACTGGGGCCGCTGCTCACGGCACTGGTGCTCACGGGCCGCGTCGGCGCACGGATGACGGCAGAAATCGGCACCATGCGCGTGACCGAGCAGATCGACGCGCTTGAAACGCTGTCGTTCGATCCGGTGGCGTATCTCGCGTTGCCTCGCTTTCTGGCCGGTATCGTGATGTTGCCCGCCTTGGTGATTCTGGCGAACGCCACCGCCATCGCGAGCGCGTGGGCCATTCTGGTGACGGCCACCGACGTGCGCACCGACGACTTTCTCGCCGGGCTGCGTCTGGCCTTCACGGCGTTCCAGGTGGTGTATTCGCTGATCAAGGCGTTCCTGTTCGGAGCGGCCATTTCCTTCGTCTGTTCGTACGAGGGCTACGTCACCGAAGCGGGCGCTGAGGGCGTGGGTCGTTCCACCGCGCTCGCCGTCGTCATCGCGTCGGTGTGCATTCTGGTGCTCGATGCCCTCGTGGCTGCCGTCCTTGCTCCATTCATTCAGGCCTGA
- a CDS encoding MlaD family protein produces the protein MTTKRRDELLVGLLLLVAVILGIGGTIWIARGGLASGYPMFARFKWGAGLKQGQPVLLAGVQVGYVDKVDLIPDGTIAVALKLQSQYKVPAGTTATVQANGIFGDQLIALTPIIGRQGYMSEGDTIPTGTGSPGVPELLSKGDSIALNIRALTDEARTQFVEGGGVKDVRQTIADLTKLVAQLSSVTAEQSKQLTLTQQTVRRTLASVDSTKVDSTVKNLQATSAQLEQLTRDFKQTNVQVQGVLDKVSNGNGTAGKLLNDPAVYARLDTLLLRVDSLVMDLKKNPKKYINLRIF, from the coding sequence ATGACGACGAAACGACGCGACGAACTGCTTGTCGGTCTGCTGCTGCTGGTGGCGGTGATTCTTGGCATCGGCGGCACGATCTGGATCGCCCGTGGCGGTCTCGCCAGCGGCTACCCCATGTTCGCCCGCTTCAAGTGGGGCGCCGGACTCAAGCAGGGGCAGCCTGTGTTGTTGGCCGGTGTGCAGGTGGGCTATGTCGACAAGGTCGACCTGATTCCCGACGGCACGATCGCGGTCGCACTCAAGCTGCAGTCGCAGTACAAGGTGCCGGCCGGCACCACAGCGACGGTGCAGGCCAACGGTATCTTCGGCGACCAGCTGATCGCCCTCACGCCGATCATCGGCCGCCAGGGCTACATGTCGGAAGGCGATACGATTCCGACCGGCACCGGCTCGCCGGGCGTACCGGAGTTGCTGAGCAAGGGCGATTCGATCGCGCTCAACATCCGCGCCCTCACCGACGAAGCACGCACGCAGTTCGTGGAAGGCGGCGGTGTGAAGGATGTGCGGCAGACGATCGCCGACCTCACGAAGCTCGTGGCGCAATTGAGCTCGGTGACGGCCGAACAGTCGAAGCAGCTCACGCTCACCCAGCAGACCGTGCGTCGCACCCTGGCCAGCGTGGATTCCACCAAGGTCGATTCGACGGTGAAGAATCTGCAGGCCACGTCGGCGCAGCTCGAGCAGCTCACGCGCGACTTCAAGCAGACCAACGTGCAGGTGCAAGGCGTGCTGGACAAAGTGAGCAACGGCAACGGCACCGCGGGCAAGCTGCTGAACGATCCGGCGGTGTACGCGCGCCTGGACACGCTGCTGCTGCGCGTGGACTCGCTGGTGATGGATTTGAAGAAGAATCCAAAGAAGTACATCAACCTGAGAATCTTCTAA
- the sprA gene encoding cell surface protein SprA — MAWPMALPIALLPAVSLLASPLAAQQVVPRPAPLPPGARLAADTLRLRVPSILGPLGVATALRPDPARVADRAVAIARRLHDERIVARWGQTVVRGLSAPGPTVAVVRSDSGPTPGALVPLVPQRRVGADAATQLATDLLGDIGDLGIALQSRLESKVQRSRNERCTTAQLTILGNNCFGIFQPAFDFQFNVRTGGVVADRIFVNVDYDSQREFDASNNISVRYQGKSDEALQTLEVGNVTFQPPASRFLTAGIPSGNYGIQATGQIGPMRFTSIVAQQKGNVSKDNVFTIGERSQQQVDRVIEDIQVETRRFFFTVDPRLLGGYPNIDLLNRQQMQQLAASLPDSVRPARLYVYRQLIGAANQNPRGPQFSVRGARNPSRQIYEVLRENVDYYVDPSQLWIALVRPLNPNNERLAVAYEVTVNGTSGRNVNTGGTPDIEFTADPQFANLLWEPELQPTNTAYFLRELKSVYRLGGEDLQRQTIKLKLVTGTSGDQEKPIDPSRGETYLQLFGLSQATNSAAFDVENRVWPRPNDPNTLASFAGGNGQQKLIRDYFVFYPSLQPFARGGLAQPLANPANDTLYRYPNEYLYSAQRPQAIYRMVASYLSEGGGSTQSIKLSTIQVRPNSERVSLDGRLLTKTTDYEIDYDLGMITFNRPDTLFATPRQVSVRYEENPLFAAAPTTILGFASQFPLENGQLAFTAISQSQRSGYNRPPLGFEPVGSLVAGVTGNLAWDAPLLTRALGKLPFKQSSTPSRVSLQGEFAMSKPQPNAAGQAYIESFEGEGAIPGISLSEGSWYYSSRPSLGNTLAARFGSSTFSVNRAATMAFQNNGVDVAGNFIQFNIQQIDPSVRIVGSGVQSPEQLFWMTLYPLKTGGIFDFEPGTAKRRFAWTIGDNTLVGNTPSGRRWRSLRTVINPSGADLSRTENIEFFALVQSEQLKVKRNPTLVFDFGEISENSVAFAPETLIVNSPVRQGLPADTTYKGKRLVGFDRFDSERDPFSRAFNAAENDKGLPGDVADTIVVVNRTGPTPVTTTQNKVAICTQAVQIVQVLGDSRANCGARNNRLDEEDIDLDGQLNIPNAAIDQEQYKRFVVDLADTRNWTRVGKCYQQQDSTANGVVSDSLCWVQVRINWRAPAEEQNNPNDRRMRALRLTMVSSAESADDAFVRVALTRLKLVGAPWLKRSVEPLSGMAGDSAGVVGGYVIASVIGTLDSTSLVPYTPPPGVVEAPENRQSGYENTRLQVNERALRLQAGIPGRQFRAFDRAEAFFRFQEGTKTFMGYKTLRLWMRGRGNGWGQSGELNGYVKIGRDENNFYMYRTPVNAGPGLSAWEPEVRVDLQKFQILRAQLENNFLKGSADSVSCSGADLELIRRSGLPRGVAVRRFAVCQDGYIVYSADPTVTPPNLAGVQEMAVGLVRVDSVPRGGTGIMSNDTLELWINDIRLTDVVDDIGFAGELGLAVNAGDLADFRMNVSRRDPNFRQLNETPSFLTTSGVSVGTTLHLERMLPSRLGIVMPFSVDYAGSGVNQLFINRTDVRASGIEGLRNPSDRRVNYSLALRRATPMGGGWYAPLLNGLALNGTWSNAASQSAFQKATNSAYALGASLNLSDDRRESKLPRVVDVLFGILPRGLRESDAIRNFRGQRFRWSPTALRLSSSMARQANSSTSFTKAAESPTDTGQVANGLTHFWQNSGTLEFRPSAGLTASMNARQLLDLRDYRTTSLLPDSTDRGQAAAAERLQVLGTTLGLERERSLTSAILFQPTLAVWLRPRIDFNSTFNLNKDPNARALLREQDSTGAYRLPKRLGAAQTLSTGTTFDFGRLIATRTKEKTLVNRLGRMFAPIDVSWQQSLTSNYDNTAFIPGWGYQLGLGGIQSFRGLDTRLATTAGRLRRATATGSLNLPFSLTVQSRVENGTTETWTRRTFDGFQAVITSTQLVKPDYSVRWSWRPVRLRKVITMLNVNGRYLVSEQETTIPNETGGLADRSRTTARSQPLSGAITWAFLGGLTTNASLDRTHREDSRPGSLTNGDTRRVSFDVARRFKVPKRFTTRNATVRTSLSYQSEESQSIVQGSSSTNAAGEVITIPPSVLTDNGRRAFNFNADTDLSELLTFSLTGSRVVNFDRNFNRQTSNLIFSAVLQLRFFAGDLK; from the coding sequence ATGGCCTGGCCCATGGCGCTGCCGATCGCGTTGCTCCCGGCCGTTTCCCTTTTGGCGTCGCCGCTCGCGGCTCAACAGGTCGTCCCGAGGCCTGCGCCGCTGCCTCCAGGGGCGCGTCTGGCCGCGGACACGCTGCGGCTCAGGGTCCCCTCCATACTCGGCCCTCTCGGGGTCGCTACGGCGCTGCGCCCGGATCCGGCCCGGGTCGCCGACCGTGCCGTGGCCATCGCCCGCCGGCTCCACGACGAGCGGATTGTGGCCCGCTGGGGACAAACTGTGGTGCGCGGACTCTCCGCGCCCGGGCCGACGGTCGCGGTTGTCCGGTCGGACAGCGGTCCGACCCCGGGCGCCCTCGTCCCGCTCGTCCCGCAGCGCCGGGTGGGTGCCGACGCGGCCACCCAGCTGGCGACCGACCTGCTGGGCGACATCGGCGACCTCGGGATCGCGCTCCAGTCGCGCCTCGAGTCGAAGGTGCAGCGCAGTCGCAACGAGCGATGCACCACGGCGCAGCTGACCATCCTCGGCAACAATTGCTTCGGCATCTTCCAGCCCGCCTTCGACTTTCAGTTCAACGTGCGCACCGGCGGCGTCGTCGCCGATCGCATCTTTGTGAATGTCGACTACGACTCGCAGCGCGAGTTCGACGCGTCGAACAACATCTCGGTGCGCTATCAGGGCAAGTCGGACGAAGCGCTGCAGACGCTGGAAGTCGGCAACGTCACCTTCCAACCGCCGGCCTCGCGCTTTCTCACCGCCGGTATTCCGTCGGGCAATTACGGCATCCAGGCCACCGGCCAGATTGGCCCCATGCGCTTCACGTCCATCGTGGCGCAGCAGAAAGGCAACGTCTCGAAGGACAACGTCTTCACCATCGGCGAACGCTCGCAACAGCAGGTCGACCGCGTCATCGAAGACATCCAGGTCGAAACGCGGCGGTTCTTCTTCACGGTCGATCCACGTTTGCTCGGCGGATACCCGAACATCGATTTGCTGAACCGGCAGCAGATGCAGCAGCTGGCCGCATCACTGCCCGATTCGGTGCGACCGGCACGGCTGTACGTGTATCGCCAGCTCATCGGCGCCGCCAATCAGAATCCGCGCGGTCCACAGTTCTCGGTGCGCGGTGCGCGCAACCCGTCGCGCCAGATCTACGAGGTGTTGCGCGAGAACGTCGACTACTACGTCGATCCCTCGCAGCTCTGGATTGCGCTGGTCCGTCCGCTCAATCCCAACAACGAGCGCCTCGCCGTTGCGTACGAAGTGACCGTGAATGGCACGTCCGGGCGCAACGTGAACACCGGCGGTACGCCCGACATCGAGTTCACCGCCGATCCACAGTTCGCAAATCTGCTCTGGGAACCCGAGCTGCAGCCCACGAACACCGCCTACTTCCTGCGCGAACTGAAGTCGGTGTACCGCCTCGGCGGCGAAGATCTGCAGCGTCAGACGATCAAGCTCAAGCTCGTGACCGGCACGTCGGGCGATCAGGAAAAGCCGATCGATCCCTCGCGCGGCGAAACGTATCTGCAGCTGTTCGGCCTTTCGCAGGCGACCAACTCGGCGGCGTTCGACGTGGAGAATCGCGTGTGGCCGCGTCCCAATGATCCGAACACGCTGGCGTCATTCGCTGGCGGCAACGGCCAGCAGAAGCTGATCCGCGACTACTTCGTGTTCTATCCGTCGCTGCAGCCGTTCGCGCGCGGAGGACTGGCGCAGCCTCTGGCCAATCCCGCCAACGATACGCTGTACCGCTATCCCAACGAGTACCTGTATTCGGCGCAGCGCCCGCAGGCCATCTATCGCATGGTGGCCAGCTACCTGTCCGAGGGCGGCGGCAGCACCCAGTCGATCAAGCTGAGCACCATTCAGGTACGGCCCAACTCCGAGCGCGTGTCGCTGGACGGCCGCCTGCTGACCAAGACCACCGACTACGAGATCGACTACGACCTCGGCATGATCACCTTCAACCGCCCTGACACGCTGTTCGCGACGCCGCGGCAGGTGTCGGTGCGCTACGAAGAGAACCCGCTGTTTGCGGCGGCGCCCACCACGATTCTCGGCTTCGCGTCACAGTTCCCACTCGAAAACGGCCAGTTGGCGTTCACCGCCATCTCGCAGAGTCAGCGCTCGGGATACAACCGGCCGCCGCTGGGTTTCGAACCCGTGGGCTCGTTGGTGGCCGGCGTGACCGGCAACCTGGCGTGGGATGCGCCGCTCCTCACGCGAGCCCTTGGCAAGTTGCCGTTCAAGCAGAGCTCCACGCCGTCACGCGTGAGCCTGCAGGGCGAGTTCGCGATGAGCAAACCGCAGCCCAACGCGGCGGGGCAGGCGTACATCGAATCGTTCGAAGGGGAAGGCGCCATTCCCGGCATCTCGCTCTCCGAAGGATCGTGGTACTACAGCTCGCGTCCATCGCTCGGCAATACGTTGGCCGCGCGCTTCGGCAGCAGCACCTTCTCGGTGAACCGTGCCGCGACGATGGCCTTCCAGAACAACGGCGTCGATGTCGCCGGCAATTTCATTCAGTTCAACATCCAGCAGATCGATCCGTCGGTGCGCATCGTGGGTAGCGGTGTGCAGTCGCCCGAGCAGTTGTTCTGGATGACGCTGTATCCGCTCAAGACCGGCGGCATCTTCGATTTCGAACCGGGCACGGCGAAACGCCGGTTTGCCTGGACGATCGGTGACAATACGCTGGTGGGCAATACGCCGTCCGGTCGTCGGTGGCGCTCGTTGCGCACGGTCATCAATCCCAGCGGGGCCGACCTGTCGCGCACGGAAAACATCGAGTTCTTCGCGCTCGTTCAGTCCGAACAGTTGAAGGTGAAGCGTAATCCCACGCTGGTCTTCGACTTCGGTGAGATCAGCGAAAACAGCGTAGCCTTCGCGCCCGAAACGCTTATCGTGAATTCGCCGGTACGTCAGGGGCTCCCGGCCGACACGACCTACAAAGGCAAGCGGCTCGTGGGCTTCGATCGTTTCGACTCCGAACGCGATCCGTTCTCGCGCGCCTTCAACGCGGCGGAGAACGACAAGGGTCTGCCGGGCGATGTAGCGGATACGATTGTCGTGGTGAACCGCACCGGCCCGACGCCGGTGACCACCACGCAGAACAAGGTGGCCATCTGCACGCAGGCCGTGCAGATCGTGCAGGTGCTCGGCGACAGCCGCGCGAATTGCGGCGCGCGTAACAACCGGCTCGATGAAGAAGACATCGATCTCGATGGCCAGTTGAACATCCCCAATGCCGCTATCGATCAGGAGCAGTACAAGCGCTTCGTGGTCGATCTTGCCGACACGCGCAACTGGACGCGCGTGGGTAAGTGCTATCAGCAGCAGGATTCGACAGCAAACGGCGTGGTCAGCGATTCGTTGTGCTGGGTACAGGTGCGCATCAACTGGCGCGCGCCGGCCGAAGAGCAGAACAATCCGAACGACCGGCGCATGCGCGCGCTTCGACTCACGATGGTATCGAGTGCCGAATCGGCCGATGATGCGTTCGTGCGCGTCGCGCTCACGCGCTTGAAGCTGGTCGGCGCGCCGTGGCTCAAGCGCAGCGTGGAGCCGTTGTCGGGCATGGCCGGCGACTCGGCCGGGGTGGTGGGCGGATATGTGATTGCCAGTGTGATCGGCACACTCGATTCCACCTCGTTGGTGCCGTACACACCGCCCCCTGGCGTGGTTGAAGCGCCCGAGAACAGACAGTCCGGCTACGAGAACACGCGTCTGCAGGTGAACGAGCGCGCACTGCGACTGCAGGCAGGTATTCCTGGCCGTCAGTTCCGCGCGTTCGATCGCGCCGAGGCGTTCTTCCGGTTCCAGGAGGGTACCAAGACCTTCATGGGCTACAAGACGCTGCGCTTGTGGATGCGCGGTCGCGGTAACGGCTGGGGGCAGAGTGGCGAGTTGAACGGCTACGTGAAGATCGGGCGTGACGAGAACAACTTCTACATGTATCGCACGCCCGTGAACGCCGGCCCGGGGCTCAGTGCCTGGGAGCCCGAAGTGCGGGTCGACCTGCAGAAGTTCCAGATCCTGCGCGCGCAGCTCGAGAACAACTTCCTGAAGGGCTCCGCCGATTCGGTGTCCTGCTCCGGCGCGGATCTCGAGCTGATTCGTCGCTCCGGCTTGCCACGAGGTGTCGCCGTGCGTCGCTTTGCCGTCTGTCAGGATGGCTACATCGTCTACAGCGCCGATCCCACGGTCACGCCACCAAACCTCGCTGGCGTGCAGGAAATGGCGGTCGGCCTCGTGCGCGTGGATAGCGTGCCGCGCGGCGGCACCGGCATCATGAGCAACGATACGCTCGAACTGTGGATCAACGACATTCGCCTCACCGACGTGGTCGACGATATCGGCTTCGCCGGCGAGCTTGGACTCGCCGTGAATGCCGGCGATCTGGCCGACTTCCGCATGAATGTGAGTCGTCGCGATCCGAACTTCCGTCAGCTCAATGAAACGCCATCGTTCCTGACCACGAGCGGCGTGAGCGTGGGCACGACGCTGCACCTGGAGCGGATGCTGCCGTCGCGCCTTGGCATCGTCATGCCGTTCAGCGTCGACTACGCGGGCTCGGGGGTCAATCAGCTGTTCATCAATCGGACGGACGTGCGTGCCAGTGGCATCGAAGGATTGCGTAATCCGAGCGATCGGCGCGTGAACTACTCGTTGGCGCTGCGAAGGGCCACGCCGATGGGCGGTGGGTGGTATGCGCCCCTGTTGAACGGACTCGCACTCAACGGCACGTGGTCGAACGCTGCGTCACAGAGCGCGTTCCAGAAGGCCACCAACAGCGCCTATGCGCTCGGCGCGTCGCTCAATCTCTCCGATGATCGTCGCGAGTCGAAGCTGCCGCGCGTGGTCGATGTGCTCTTCGGCATTCTGCCGCGTGGGCTCCGTGAAAGTGACGCGATTCGCAACTTCCGTGGACAGCGGTTCCGCTGGTCGCCGACCGCCTTGCGGCTGTCGAGCTCCATGGCGCGCCAGGCCAACTCGAGTACGTCGTTCACGAAGGCGGCCGAGTCGCCGACCGATACGGGTCAGGTCGCGAACGGACTCACGCATTTCTGGCAGAACAGCGGTACGCTGGAGTTCCGTCCATCGGCCGGTCTCACGGCCTCCATGAACGCGCGTCAGCTGCTCGATCTGCGCGACTACCGCACCACGTCGCTATTGCCGGACAGCACCGACCGTGGACAGGCGGCGGCCGCCGAGCGCTTGCAGGTACTGGGTACGACGCTCGGGCTCGAGCGCGAACGGTCGCTCACTTCGGCGATCCTGTTCCAGCCCACGCTGGCCGTGTGGTTGCGGCCGCGAATCGACTTCAACTCCACGTTCAACCTGAACAAGGATCCGAATGCACGCGCGCTCTTGCGTGAACAGGATTCCACGGGTGCGTATCGCTTGCCCAAGCGACTCGGTGCGGCGCAGACACTGAGCACCGGTACCACCTTCGACTTCGGTCGCTTGATTGCGACGCGCACGAAGGAGAAGACGCTGGTGAATCGACTGGGACGGATGTTCGCGCCCATCGATGTGTCGTGGCAACAGAGTCTCACGTCGAACTACGACAACACCGCCTTCATTCCCGGGTGGGGCTATCAGTTGGGGCTTGGGGGTATTCAATCGTTCCGCGGGCTCGATACCCGCCTGGCCACCACGGCCGGGCGCCTGCGGCGCGCCACCGCCACCGGCTCGCTCAATCTGCCCTTCTCGCTCACAGTGCAGTCACGCGTCGAGAACGGCACTACCGAAACGTGGACGCGTCGCACTTTCGACGGCTTTCAGGCCGTCATCACCAGTACGCAGCTGGTAAAGCCCGACTATTCCGTGCGCTGGAGCTGGCGCCCCGTGCGGCTGCGGAAGGTGATCACGATGTTGAACGTGAACGGGCGCTATCTCGTGAGTGAGCAGGAAACGACCATCCCCAACGAAACCGGCGGGTTGGCCGATCGCAGCCGCACCACGGCCCGCAGTCAGCCGCTATCGGGCGCGATCACCTGGGCCTTCCTCGGTGGACTGACCACCAACGCGTCACTCGACCGCACGCACCGCGAAGACAGTCGCCCCGGTTCGCTCACCAACGGCGACACGCGGCGCGTCTCGTTCGATGTGGCCCGGCGGTTCAAAGTGCCGAAGCGATTCACCACGCGGAACGCCACGGTGCGCACCTCGCTGTCGTACCAGAGCGAGGAGTCGCAGTCGATCGTGCAGGGATCGTCGTCCACCAACGCGGCCGGCGAGGTCATCACGATCCCGCCGTCAGTGCTCACCGACAACGGCCGTCGGGCGTTCAACTTCAACGCGGATACCGATCTGTCGGAACTGCTCACCTTCAGTCTGACCGGGTCGCGGGTCGTGAACTTCGACCGCAATTTCAACCGGCAGACGTCGAACCTGATCTTCAGTGCGGTGCTGCAGCTCCGCTTCTTTGCGGGTGATCTGAAGTAG